The genomic stretch CCCAGGTATCATCATAGTACATTACTACGGGCGGCATATTTCCACGCCCATTAACGACAAGAGAACAAAATGAGCAAAAGCCAACCCATCCAATAACACCCAAGTCACGCCATCCTAAATTGCTTTTGTgctttcccctcctccaaaatccAATTCCATTTTTTCCTAAGATATAaaccactcccccccaacccccaactaATAACcacaccaaaccaaaccaacctcACTTCTTCACCACTCAAGCGGCTCAGTCTTGGTCTCACCCCTATTCGTCTTGGGGACTGGCACGGCCTTGGCAGCCAGCTTGCCACCCtgccccttcctcttcaggTACGCCCGGCCGTCCAGCCAGGGGGTCTCGAgcgtcatcttcttctcaaactcgGAGATCTTATCCTCGAGCTGCATGGTAAGACCAATGTCGTCGAACCCGTTGACCAGACAGTGCTTTCtaaactcctccacctcgaaGCTGCAGATGGTGTTGCCATCCTGGTCCTTGATGagctggttggggaggtcaATCTCGATCTCGCGACCGGCGGCCGCCTCGGCGTGCACCTTTTCGAGGTcgtccttgttcttgatggcaATGGGGAGCATGCCGTTCTTGAACGAGTTGTTGAAGAAAATGTCCGCAAAGGAAGGAGCAATGACGCTCTTGACGCCAAAGTCGTTCAGAGCCCAAGGGGCGTGCTCGCGGGAAGAGCCGCAGCCAAAGTTGGGACCGGTGCAGACAATGATCTTGGCCCGGCGGTATGGCTCCTGGTTGAGGACAAAGTCGGGGTTCTCGGTGTTGGCATCAAGGTAGCGCCACTCATAGAAGAGAGCCTTGCCAAGACCGGTGCGCTTGATGGTCTTCAGGAACTGCTTGGGGATGATGGCGTCGGTATCAATGTTGGCCTTCTCCATCGGGGCGGCGATGCCCTTGAGAACGGTGAACTTGGGAAGACCGGTGCTGCCGGCCTTGGGGACAGAGGTGTTGACCTGAGGAGAGGAGTCTTCGGGCTGGTCGGTGAGAGCTTCCTTCTCATGGTCATCCGTCTCGATGCGCTCATCAGCATGAGCCTTGCCAGAGGTGGTCTCGGGCGCGACAGCGGCCTCGATGTGAGGGCTGCCCTTGTACTCGGCAAGCTTTCTCACATCGGCGAGCTTGCCGACgatggcggcagcagcagccatgacGGGGGACATGAGGTGGGTCCGGCCCTGAGCACCCTGACGGCCCTCGAAGTTGCGGTTGCTGGTGGAGGCGCATCTCTCCTTGGGCGACAGAATGTCAGGGTTCATGCCCAGGCACATGCTGCAGCCAGCCTCGCGCCACTCGAAGCCGGCATCGGTAAAGATCTTGTCGAGACCCTCAGCCTCGGCCTGCTCCTTGACGAGACCGGAGCCGGGCACGATCAGGGCACGCTTGATGTTGGAGGCaatcttcttgcccttgacgACCGAAGCAGCGGCGCGGAGATCCTCGATTCTGGAATTGGTGCAGGAGCCGATGAACACCTTGTCGACCACAATGTCCTCCATGGGAGTCCCTGCTGCGAGACCCATGTACTCCAGCATGCGGCGGCCCGCGGCCTTCTTGACCTCGGTGGGGAAGGTCTCGGGATCGGGAACGCTGCCGGTGATGGGGACGACGTCCTCAGGGCTGGTGCCCCAGGTCACCGTGGGGATGATGTCCTTCCCGTCGATATGAACATCAATGTCGTACTTGGCATCCGGGTCGGACTGCAGGGACTTCCAGTAGGCGACCGCCTTGTTCCACTCGTCAGACCCACACTTGGGGGCCAGGGGGCGGCCCTTGAGGTACTCGAAAGTGATCTCGTCGGGAGCGACCATGCCGGCTCTAGCACCACCCTCGATGGCCATGTTGCAGATGGACATGCGGGCCTCCATGCTCAGGCTGCGGATGACGGAACCGGCAAACTCGATGACGGACCCGGTGCCACCAGCCGTACCAATCTTGCCGATGATGTGCAGGACCACATCCTTGGAGCTGACACCGGGGGACAGCTCTCCGTCGACCAATATCCTCATGTTCTTGCTGCGCTTCGTGATGAGGGTCTGTGTGGCGAGGACGTGCTCGACTTCACTGGTGCCGATACCGAAGGCGAGGGCACCAAAGGCGCCGTGGGTCGACGTGTGACTGTCGCCGCACACAACGGTGGTGCCCGGCAGAGTGAAGCCCTGCTCGGGCCCGATAACGTGGACGATACCTTGTCTCTTGTCGCTCAGGCCAAAGTATGTGACGCCAAACTTCTTGACATTCTCCTCGAGGGTCACGCATTGCGTCCGAGAGTCGTCCTCCTGAATGAAGCTGGCAATGTCTCTGAGAGTTTTTCtcgaggtggtggggacaTTCTACGGGATCCAGTGTCAATGGCCGATGATGATTGTCTTCAAACGGACATAAAAACATACGTGGTCAGTTGTGGCCAGAGTGCAGTCTGGTCTCCGAACCTTGCGGCCGGCCTTTTCTAATCCCTCGAAAGCTTGCTGTTGACAGTATGTTAGTTTGATATTCGGGTCAACAGCAAAGAACAGACCAGAAGACATACTGGAGAGGTGACCTCGTGCACGAGATGGCGGTCGATGTACAGAAGAATGGTACCATCGAGCTTCTCGTCGACAATGTGGGCCTGGAAGACCTTGTCGTAGAGGGTTTGTGGTGTTCGCTCGGCAACCGGCATTTTTGTGTCGTTTGTCTGATTCGTTCTCCTCCTGGgagttttttttgtttccgCCTTCtcgatgtgtgtgtgtgtttgcgAAGTCAAGCAATGCTAGAGGAGCGGGGGGAAAGTTGTCCGGCGGAGTCTGTGATATACAACCACTTTTTCAGATGTCGTTGCTCTTTGTTGAGTTGCTCTTTCAAatgaataaaaaaaaactaaaaaaaaaatagtgTCGAGTCGAGAGTGACGAGTTGGCGAGGGCAAGAGAACAAAGTTCCTTCGGATGGAAAACTCCTCTCTCGAGCAACAATCTCAATCTAGACTCAAGAACTGTGgcaaaaaccaaaacaatTCTCGTCTCTATTCTTGTGAGAGGCAACCTCAATCTTATAAAGTACAGCCCCTCCTCGGGGGGACGATGACGGATTTGGGCTGGCAAGTGTTTCCAATCCAGCGGCAAAGCCGATGATCGGAGAGCTGCAGCTTGCTCCGGTTCACGGAATGCGGGGTGGCCACCTCAATTTCTAAACCCCATCCCGCCATTGGCTGACCGTCTCCAGGATGGCCTGTCTCTCCCCGCCCCAGGCCCCCCAGCAGGGTTGAGCAGCGGGGTCCTTCAGCCTGCGCAGCGAACAAAGTTAGCGTACCGCCCGGGCCGGAATCGAAGGTTCGATAACCCACCCCACAGCGATCAACCCAGCATCTCGACAGAGCTTCATCCGCATCTCTACGTAACGACAACAGCTTCCATTCGCAGGCGGGCTTTAACAGAAAACTCTGTAATATCATTCTGCTCTCTGAGCTTCTACCGTATAAAAAGAAACTTCTTCTGAGGGATATAAACAGATATCCTCCTCAAAAAGCTGGGTAAAGCCGATAGAAGCCTTCTTTCGGTATTCCGTAGATCATCACACCTCCAACAAGAAATCTCGACATTTCCCCACATTCTCGTCTGATTCCCGCGACTCACACATGCCACACAGCGCCTAGTCCTTCCAAGTCTGACATACATATCACAAGAATCGTTCCCTTACCCTCTACCGATTccccctcggcctcccccccaaaTTCCGGTTTCCCACTCCTCACCACTCCATATCACGTCTCGGCCGGATAGAAACATAAATAACGAGTCTCATATCTCTACACCTATATCCTCATCATACACTCCAGAAATAGGGACTCTGCATAGTGCACACACATGTCTGTCGTGCCTTGACCGCCCATCCCACCCATCCTATCGCTCGGCAACGTGTACAATGTATAAGTACCTACCGTTCTATTCCTATAACCTCCGGCATCGCTTAGCATGTCCAATATCCCCAATATCAACCAACCAGATCCCAACAGccttcccccttccttcccctatcccatcccaaaaaAGCCCATCAAACCCTCAATGCGAATTGCCGACCCCCATTCTATGGGGCAATGGTACCTCCAGTCAGCTTATCAGCCTGCAACCTCACCGTGCAACCCACTTCGGTTCAACAACACACAATCTTCTTATCATCAGTCCATCACTCATCATCAGTCAAACTCCTCTCTcaccaaaagccaaccaagTCAACAACTGTCTCAAATAACCACTACTCCATACCAATTATTCCGTGTGCTAGACAGACTACCCCTACAGTAGTACGTACAACACTAACAAAAATAtcatcctctctctctgcctcAGCCCCCGCCAAAACCTCAAAATCCAGCCACAACACTCAACCCCCTGCCCACCGCCTTCACCACTCCCAAAACCGTAAGAACCCCCCTAACCAGCCACATCCCCACACACAACACCCCAAACAGAAACACCACGGCgcccaccccaacccagaCATCTTCCCACGTCGACTGCGCCAGCTCAAACCGCCTCCTCAGCTCCGACTCGCCGTCAAAAACCGGCTTGACCATCCCCCAGTGTGCTTCCACCAGTCCAACCACCAAGTTCAGCACCACAACCATCCAGCTCACCACCTCTCTgcacacatcaccaaccttcaAAGACCTCTCGAACCACCTGACCCCCCCCTTGGTGACTGTTGGTGTGTTCCTGTCCCCCGCTAGTGTAGTAGTCTCCAAAGGGGCTAGACCTTGGCCTTGATCATCCTGCCGATCCCCCTCCGGCTCCGCCGCGGCCTTGGCTTTCGCTTCCGCCCCATGGGGAAGTCGCCTATGCCGATCCGACATCGTTGTTGTTCCTTTGAACCATGCCGACGCCGACACCGGAACCGGTACCGCCCGTGTCCTGTCACAAGACGTCGGCTCCTTTATCGGTAAGGCCTGTGACTCCGTCTT from Podospora pseudopauciseta strain CBS 411.78 chromosome 3, whole genome shotgun sequence encodes the following:
- the LEU1 gene encoding 3-isopropylmalate dehydratase (EggNog:ENOG503NUV6; BUSCO:EOG09260SL3; COG:E), with translation MPVAERTPQTLYDKVFQAHIVDEKLDGTILLYIDRHLVHEVTSPQAFEGLEKAGRKVRRPDCTLATTDHNVPTTSRKTLRDIASFIQEDDSRTQCVTLEENVKKFGVTYFGLSDKRQGIVHVIGPEQGFTLPGTTVVCGDSHTSTHGAFGALAFGIGTSEVEHVLATQTLITKRSKNMRILVDGELSPGVSSKDVVLHIIGKIGTAGGTGSVIEFAGSVIRSLSMEARMSICNMAIEGGARAGMVAPDEITFEYLKGRPLAPKCGSDEWNKAVAYWKSLQSDPDAKYDIDVHIDGKDIIPTVTWGTSPEDVVPITGSVPDPETFPTEVKKAAGRRMLEYMGLAAGTPMEDIVVDKVFIGSCTNSRIEDLRAAASVVKGKKIASNIKRALIVPGSGLVKEQAEAEGLDKIFTDAGFEWREAGCSMCLGMNPDILSPKERCASTSNRNFEGRQGAQGRTHLMSPVMAAAAAIVGKLADVRKLAEYKGSPHIEAAVAPETTSGKAHADERIETDDHEKEALTDQPEDSSPQVNTSVPKAGSTGLPKFTVLKGIAAPMEKANIDTDAIIPKQFLKTIKRTGLGKALFYEWRYLDANTENPDFVLNQEPYRRAKIIVCTGPNFGCGSSREHAPWALNDFGVKSVIAPSFADIFFNNSFKNGMLPIAIKNKDDLEKVHAEAAAGREIEIDLPNQLIKDQDGNTICSFEVEEFRKHCLVNGFDDIGLTMQLEDKISEFEKKMTLETPWLDGRAYLKRKGQGGKLAAKAVPVPKTNRGETKTEPLEW